One Gossypium hirsutum isolate 1008001.06 chromosome A08, Gossypium_hirsutum_v2.1, whole genome shotgun sequence genomic window, ATCATATCCAGAGAACAAATATGCGTGGTGTGTaaatgaaaaatgtcatgtttgtgTCAAGTGTGCTGTGTCATTGATTTGGGTTTCGAGATTTTGGATTAATAGGCATCTTAACTTACAAGGCCACATGTATGTAAAGTAAACTCACAAGATATAAACAGGACTCACGCCTACTCTTCCCTTAAAATTACAAACTATCAATATAGtctcttgaaaattttaaaattataaattaatttaatggtAAAAAAATACTTTGACATTCTTAAAGatgaaaaaatgtaatttaattcttttaaaattgtaaattatatagtttttgaaatttaaaatttaaaaattaattttgagtaaGATAAACTTTTgtataacaaaaatataattaacatgattggttaactttaaaactaaatatctatttaaaatagcaacaaattagaaaacaataaaatttccaaaaacatATCATATTTAAAAATGGAGATTGGATTCAACAAAAATGTGACATAGGTTGCCTTAATGGGGTGCATAAATGAATGCTACAAAGTGACACTGAGGAACCTGAATATCCcttggaataaaaataaaattgaatttaagaAATAAGGGGTTTCATTTGCATGAGTGATGAGTTGACAGGCTGAGCAATAGGGTAGTAGGGAGGTGCACTAGGCAGCCACGCGCGTTGGTTAACAAAGGACCCACAATTCAGACTATCATGCGCCTGCCTGCctgtttttcaattttatttttattcatataaatttgtCTGCTTAATCCTTTGATAAATCATTATTGTCCTCAAAGTAAAAGTTTTTGGACCGGTTAAATCAGGTACCCATCCGTGCATGACCCAAATCTTTTTTTCAGGGAAATGTCCCTCACTTGGCATCGCTATTCTTCCCAACATGCCCTTTTCCCCTTTCTTTTACATTACCCTTGCAGTTAATTAAATgcttttaatgaaaaaaaagtgtttttgaaaaatgtcatgtttttttgttaattttaaatgtCTAATAATGTTAAAAGTAACAGTAAAAAGGtagataaattttatatgaagTTTGTCTAACAATTCAATTGTAAGTTAAATTCTTATTCCCAAAGGGAAACTGAAATGAAAATTACAAATATTAGGTATCAAAATATCAACCAAACTATGATACAAGGTTTGCTCTCATAATCACAAGTGGTATGTTGCCATTAAAGCAAAGGCTTCAGCAGAGTAATGAATTAGCGTGTTGGCTCCATTACCTATACGTCCTTGATTGTCTCGAATAAGGGTAACAATACCAATTGTTGACGTATAAGAGAAAACGGCTACATCACAGTTAATCTTTAAAAGTACTTTCAGGATAGGAGTCCATGTTATAGATAGCTCAATGATAAGCTCGACTCAAGGAGGGGTTGTTGTGAAGAAATTCGAGTATCATTTGAAAGTTTCTTCccaattttgaattgattttttttctttttcttcaaaaatgaCGGTATAATGAATCTTTTAAATCTCTCAACAAATATAAGTAATgatatttgtaaaaattatttaaataatataatataataatacataagaTATTCAAATAATCTAATAATTTCTAAAggcaaaaaagttaaaaaaaaacatttcaatctcaatttttGCATTgagaataatattttaaatttcaaaaattaagtttttaacATTACTTCTGAATTTAAAAAGTACTTTTAAGCTAATTAAGTATTAGTTTAATTGGcatgaatattattgtcaatacagGAGAATGTGGGTTTCAATATGTTGAAAGCGTATTATCTTTCTATTTTAGAGTTGGAGAGAGGCTTTGAGTAGTTCTAgacattatgtaaaaaaataaaaagttaaaatatttattttagatatgatattgaaaagtaaaaaataaattaatttgaaaattttaatatagtgatatttgtaaataatatttaaataatttgacaTAACAAtacattatatttaaaataaataaatatttaatataatgattacataaaatataaatttatttaattatttttttaaataattaatataaataaaaacattttgataatttcactTCAAAAAGTAAAATCCGAAAGCCACGAGCATCTAAATTTCATCTTTTGTATTTGAACTTTTCCATAATTATTTTGACCCCAAAAAGTTATGAATTTATTGAggtatattttaaaagttaatataATAAAAGGTTCGAGGACAAAGACGAGTGTGCTCAACTCTAGTTCATTGCGAGGAATAAAATGCTATTATGTATTAAATTGTTATATCAATAGCTTTCAATAGAAAAGACTTATTAGTGAGAGTATTCATCAATATATAGGAGCAAACCTAAAATAGTCTaataaatgattaagtttgaatcataacttatattgaaaatttaTGGTTCATTTCTCACTTAATAAGATCTTATAAATACGTAATGATGAACCGAATTGTGTAAACATATCTTTGtacttaattgtttttatttcttatCCTTATTCTTTCTCGAATTACGATTAAATGACTAACCACTCAACAATTATAACAAAAAGAAACACTTCATTTCTCTTGTTAATTTTTCTAAGACAAAGCAATtaggataaaaaaaataaataaaaggaaattgaGCTTAGGGTCTTTGTCTAATTGGTGCCAACATTGGGAAAGCTAAAAATTCAACATATCACTACATGTACAATTTACGAAAAACAAGTACAACCGACATAAAATACATACTTCCTTTAATGGTCCTCAACTATGGCAACTTTATACTGTGAAACCCCTCCACTGAGaaaattattgaaaatgaaatttagaaagaaaaaaaactgaaattaatagagagaattaaagaaaaggaTAAACAAAGGACACGagacaagaaaagaaagaagggtCTATCTGTGTCTAATGAGATTGTTGACCATATACTCCACTCAACCCTCCTCACCATATCCCCATTTGCTTCCGTGGGATTTTGGTTTTGGAAGCTTTTGGATAATTAGATCTGAAAAAGTACATCTCTAATTCTCCTTAAATATTCTATTTGAAAGTATTAAATATAAGTATGTGTTTATGTGTGAAATTGGTAAAAAAGATAATACGAAAATGATAATGGTGATTCATTTTAATTGAGGTGGATCAGAGAGTCGTTGTGTTCCATGTTTAGGTGTCTCTATTATTATTCACAAGCTCAATACTAACATTTCTCTTAAACTTTGTAGTCACTTATCTCCATCAACTGAGGTATTCCCTTCCATGAAGGTTGGAGACAAAATCCTAATACAAGAACAATATATTTGATTATTGAAGGTTCAAGTCAGCTGTTCGAAAAAACTCCTCAACAATATCAAATATAAGTATGCACTGAACAagagtatatttaatttttttgttttgagaataattaaaatcaaagatttgatGACATTAATATTAGAAAGAATTTTCCACCGTGAAGCTTTTCTTTTTGATTGCTTTTGGGTGATTGTTGTTTTGTTTGGGGCAAGAGTGGTGTATGTATGTACATATTTCGAAAGAGAAAAGTTAAAAAGGAAAGTGCTTTCACAAAAGGACTGTTGGACGTTTATTACTACTATTAcacgtaaatatatatatacacaattactTGGAGTATCTGTCTCAGTAAAAAAGCATTAGTCTTTCAAAATAAAGATAGTAGGTATGGACTCAAAAGTCGTCCAAATTTCAACAGGTTCCTTCTATGTGCTCAATTCAAGTTGCCTTATATAGGACATTTTCCTgtataaaaaggttaaaaaattTAGGATTGAACATCAAGTTAAATTTCGATTTTGATCTTACAAGCAACTTGAGAATTAAATATATCTGTGTACATCTCAACTTACACTTAAGATTTTTCATTAAAGCAACCAATACCATATGTCATAGTCTTGTAAAGAGAGAAAAGTTTGGCAATTAAGAAACTATTTGCCTCTTTAAATATGTCATAAGTAGAACATCTTGGACCATATAGTAAGccactatttatatatttttatattagtttGCCCACCTATTTTCTGCAGTGCTTTCCATATATTTGATCTAAACATTGATTATGGTTGCCAACAGATATTTGATGGGTGTTGACACTTGAAATGAAAATCTTTTTATCTACTTAAGTGATTTAAGTAGGATtcattaaagtttttatttttatatattttgggtGTTGCCGTTGAGATGTTGTAATTAATTAAGATAGTATTTGTTATATCTGCAGTGAAAAAATATCTATAAAACGGAAACACTTAAAAGAAAGTGCAATCAAAAGTATCTATATTGGATGAGAAGCATTTGAATAAAACCTGAATTCTAAAACATCCCcacttttaaaactttaaaaagaaaTTGGTTTAATTTTGTTGAATGCCCATTTCTTCCCCTTTTGCTTTCTTTAGCCAAAACATTGTCCCCAAATCAAAAATAATTGTACTCCCCACAAATACAAACTCCCCTCTCTTTGTCATGTAAATCATCTGAAAAATGATTATCCACAACACAAATTGCATTTCCTCTGTTTATGTATGTGGGAAAAGTTCAATGATGCGTATATATACATGCATGTGATGTGTTAGTAAACATGGTATAAGTACCATTTTCTATATGTGCATAAACATTATGTTTTTTTGAGTCTGATATGCACTCATCAATACATGATGTTTACATGATATTGATTCAAGTCAAAAAAGAACTAAGCTTTAAGTAATCTTCACTGTTCCTATTAAATTTGCAAGAGTGGGAGTGGGTCCATCTCAACTTTTTTCCATGTCTATAAGAACCTCTTCTCCTCCAACAAGAGCTTATTAGGTGTTTCATTTTCTCCTCCAAGATTTAGTGCCTTATTTTTGTTCTAAATCATGCAGCCTAGTGAAATTTCAGGTCTGCAATACATAGTTCCTTCAAATCCATCCCCCTATTCAGTACCGGCATTCGAGTTGAGCCGGTTCTCGAATCCCCTGCATAATCTCTATATCCCTCCTCAACTTCAAGAAATCATTAGTCCACATCCATCATGTATCAACAACAACTCAACCTCTGATGAGGCAGATGAGCAACAATTATGTGTGATTAATGAGAGAAAACAAAGGAGGATGATATCGAACAGGGAGTCAGCGCGCCGGTCGCGTATGCGCAAACAAAGGCACCTTGACGAGCTCTGGTCGCAGGTTGTTTGGTTGAGGAACGAGAACCACCAGCTTATCGATAAGTTGAACCATGTGTCCGAGAGTCACGACAAggttgttgaagaaaatgttcaGCTGAAAGAGGAAGCCTCTCAACTACGTAGGATGCTGTCTGATATGCAACTCACTAGCCCTTACTCACCTTTGACAGACCTGGAACATGCTCTAGCTGACAACTGAGTCCTAAAACATGTTCCAATcccaaaatttcatctattttgcTTGGATGATTAAGACAGAGGCAATCACCATCCtatttttatttaccattttTCGAATTTGGTTCTTCTGTTAGGTGTATCAGTCTGTGTCTACTGCCACTGCCTTAGCTTTTAATGATGTACGAGAATTTAAGGCCATGGGAATAACATGTTTGagcatttcattttcatttaaacCTCTCTCATCATATAAAAATTACTCATACTAAACCTGGACCATAAAAAAGCTTGATCAATATATAGAGGGAAATTGTGTAAAACAAGGTGTATCATGTGACAGAACTAAATATGTGAGGCCAGGTGTACTAGAAAAGGAGCCATAAGTGGTATGAGGTGGGGAAAGAGTAGGACTGACATGACACAAAGAAAAAAGCGGCACCCCGTGTGGGTTCATCATTCAAAAGACTCGACTACCATAATGAGGAAAAACTATAGGATTTCTGCTTAATTACTTGCCATGCACTGTTCCTagcttttttttcttaatttttcacTTCTTAGGTAGGACTGTAACGCAATGTTTTGATTGTTATTTTGCGATATATATTCACATAACCAAAATAAATGTGACAAGATCGAAAATACTTGCTGAAACATGCTTACATCAAAATTCAACTGTATTTGATACCCATCAAAGATTAATgcaactgaaaaaaaaaagaatccacATTGTTACTGCAGCACCACTATTTCTTTTCACTATGAACAGAAGCCAAGGatctaaaaaaggaaaaaggtgaacTCAGCCTACAAAGGCGATGCACCGGTCCGTTATGAGCGTGAAGTTTTTGCTGCTCTGAGAAACAAGCCTCACGCAGTGCCTTCGCCTCTAAGAAGATGGAACGGACCCTGCCTGGAGGACGAGGGCCATCATCCTGTTACTCTGTTGTCCCACCCGGGTTGTAAGCTAACGATGTTTAGCTTATCAGTTTCTCTCTTTTATAAAGTTCAATTATATTATAAGAGGCAACTGGTGTGGGAATTCAATATTTTTGAAGGAAGGCAATGTTGTGCAGGCCGAAAGCAATTCGGTTCAAATTACTTGGTTAAATATAGTCTTGGGCTCTTAATTAATAGTTGTTTTGAGTTAGTATAATTCAGATTCGAAGTTGGGTCAATGAGTTCAGattattaacttttttaatgataaaataaaattgggtTGGGTTTGAAATTCCAATCTCCATGCTAGTTTCTTGGGTAATGGCTCTTCATTTTAGTTGCAGATTTTTTTGTCACCCTTGAATTGATGGAGAAAGTAAGTAGTAATATctcatttgttccaataacatcATAAAGAACCCACATTTTCAAGCGTATTGTGGGAGAATATGTCAATTCAATTTCGATGCTGTAAAAACCAAATCTTTCTGGCTTTTTAGATGCCTTTGTAAATAGTTGGCTGAGTTTTCTTGATGAATTCTTgatgacaaaaagaaaaagatgacagTCGGATTGAACTCGGCCTACAAGGCAATCCGGGTCCAAGAAGCACCGACCCGTTATCCTTCAACTGCTATGAGTAGGAGGTTTTCGCGGTTCAATCAAACTCATAACTTTGAACGGGCGAACCTGGAATACGCATGCGTGGACCCTGCCCAGAGGATCAAACCATCATTCTGCCACTTCACTGCCCCCACTCGGGTCACAAGCTAGAGTTACTTAGCTCGGCAAACAATTGAAGCGCTTTTCTCTTTTATAAAGTTCAACTGTATTATAAGAAGCACTCCGTGTGggatttcaacatttttacaggAAGGGACTGCTGTGAAGGCCTAAAGCAAGTCCTCATCAATCGCCTCAAATTACTTTGTTAAATATAGTCTTGGGCTCTTAATATTCAAGAAATTTCCTACTtcatattaatatttgttttcaGTTTGGACCATTTGGTTTTGAGGCTCAATTTT contains:
- the LOC107953672 gene encoding basic leucine zipper 43, coding for MQPSEISGLQYIVPSNPSPYSVPAFELSRFSNPLHNLYIPPQLQEIISPHPSCINNNSTSDEADEQQLCVINERKQRRMISNRESARRSRMRKQRHLDELWSQVVWLRNENHQLIDKLNHVSESHDKVVEENVQLKEEASQLRRMLSDMQLTSPYSPLTDLEHALADN